One window of Salegentibacter sp. Hel_I_6 genomic DNA carries:
- a CDS encoding sensor histidine kinase → MKPEIISIEEKLQERIKELSCLYKVSSAIREHSVSYENTLESIVQILKNAWRFPELATVEVKCETFHLSSNPIPLEAYSQTSIIHISDKEMGFIKVHYPASDLSKAHFLVEEQRLLDKVADEIALFFERQNIKIQEELLKQTAQRNDRLSILGEITAGIAHELNTPLGNILGFAEFIEEKTKEPQTKRDTQKILKSTLYSREVVKKLMFFSCDMPQDIKKIEIKPVITQALSLLRPNFKKAHINFNFSIQAPTLKAQVDAIQLTQVFFNLVINAIYYSPKHSEISIQINNDDMHYTIEIADEGKGIDPEVKDKIFEPFYTTKPLGEGSGLGLSVVHGIIKSHRGEISIAENIPKGTIFKIKLPLNL, encoded by the coding sequence ATGAAACCAGAAATTATATCTATTGAAGAGAAATTGCAGGAACGAATTAAAGAGCTTTCCTGCCTTTATAAGGTCTCATCGGCTATAAGAGAACATAGTGTTTCTTATGAAAATACCCTGGAATCTATTGTACAGATATTAAAAAACGCCTGGCGCTTTCCAGAGCTTGCCACTGTAGAAGTTAAATGTGAAACTTTTCATTTAAGTTCCAATCCAATTCCGTTAGAAGCCTATTCGCAAACTAGTATAATTCATATTTCAGATAAAGAAATGGGTTTTATAAAAGTACATTACCCGGCTTCTGATTTATCCAAAGCGCACTTTCTGGTAGAAGAACAACGCTTGCTCGATAAAGTAGCTGATGAAATTGCATTATTTTTCGAGCGTCAAAATATTAAAATTCAGGAAGAACTTTTAAAACAAACAGCGCAGAGAAACGACCGTTTGTCTATTTTAGGAGAAATTACTGCAGGAATAGCTCACGAGCTAAATACACCATTGGGTAATATTCTTGGTTTTGCTGAATTTATTGAAGAAAAAACTAAGGAACCTCAAACTAAGCGTGATACTCAAAAAATTCTGAAATCAACTTTATACTCCCGGGAGGTTGTAAAAAAACTGATGTTTTTTTCTTGTGATATGCCACAGGATATTAAAAAAATTGAAATAAAACCGGTAATTACACAAGCGCTTTCCCTATTAAGACCAAATTTTAAAAAAGCACATATCAATTTTAATTTTAGCATCCAGGCCCCTACATTAAAAGCTCAGGTAGATGCTATACAATTAACCCAGGTTTTCTTTAACCTGGTAATTAATGCGATTTATTATTCCCCTAAACACTCTGAAATTAGTATTCAAATTAATAATGATGATATGCATTATACTATTGAAATTGCCGATGAGGGAAAAGGAATTGATCCTGAAGTAAAAGATAAGATATTTGAACCTTTCTATACTACTAAACCCTTAGGAGAAGGTTCCGGGCTTGGCTTAAGCGTAGTGCATGGTATTATAAAAAGTCACAGGGGAGAAATTAGTATTGCTGAAAACATTCCAAAAGGAACTATCTTTAAAATTAAACTCCCACTAAATCTATAA
- a CDS encoding sigma-54 dependent transcriptional regulator: MAIRKENLLIVDDDFDMLEVLDRHLEQENYHTYKAASVAEAIDILKYSEINLLITDLQMPGMNGMELVKYADDHYPEIPKLVITGFPSIDNALTAIKSGALDYLPKPFTKSELLNSVKKSLSQRTKNSKIVMPKKLRHNYAGMVGSSAKFEELVDIIERVKNNRATIIIRGESGTGKELVARAIHYKGSFAQNPFIAVNCGAIPENLLESELFGASKGAYTGASETREGYFQAANGGTIFLDEIGTASLSVQVRLLRVLQEKEVRKLGAQGSEKIQLRVIAATNSDLKEMVEKGTFREDLYYRLNVVDIETPPLRERKEDILPLAKTFLDKYQRDYGKTGLKLSEKTIEILNRYNWPGNIRELENIIQRAIIMSETEILPQDLPASVKYQLPAAEEELMALKEVEKRHILKVLVAVDQNKSKAAEILQIDRKTLREKIK; this comes from the coding sequence ATGGCGATAAGAAAAGAAAACCTATTAATAGTAGATGATGATTTTGATATGCTGGAGGTATTAGATCGTCATCTTGAGCAGGAAAATTACCATACCTATAAAGCGGCCTCGGTGGCAGAAGCAATAGATATTTTAAAGTATAGTGAAATTAATCTATTAATCACCGATCTACAGATGCCTGGAATGAATGGGATGGAATTGGTAAAATATGCTGATGATCATTATCCCGAAATACCGAAACTTGTAATTACCGGATTCCCTTCTATAGATAATGCACTAACCGCTATAAAATCTGGCGCTTTAGACTATTTACCCAAACCTTTTACTAAATCCGAATTACTTAATTCAGTTAAAAAATCACTCTCTCAGCGCACTAAAAATTCAAAAATAGTTATGCCTAAAAAGTTGAGGCATAATTATGCTGGCATGGTTGGTTCTTCGGCAAAATTTGAAGAATTGGTTGATATTATTGAAAGAGTGAAAAATAACCGTGCTACTATTATAATAAGAGGGGAGAGCGGTACAGGAAAAGAACTGGTGGCAAGAGCAATTCATTATAAAGGCTCATTTGCTCAAAATCCTTTTATCGCTGTTAATTGCGGTGCTATCCCTGAAAATTTATTAGAATCAGAATTATTTGGCGCTAGCAAAGGAGCATATACCGGTGCGTCAGAAACCCGGGAAGGATACTTCCAGGCGGCCAATGGTGGAACTATTTTTTTAGATGAGATAGGAACGGCTTCGCTTTCTGTTCAGGTTAGATTATTACGAGTACTTCAGGAGAAAGAAGTGAGAAAACTAGGTGCACAGGGTTCAGAAAAAATTCAGTTAAGAGTTATCGCGGCTACAAACAGTGATCTAAAGGAGATGGTAGAGAAAGGCACTTTTAGAGAAGATCTATACTATCGTTTAAATGTAGTTGATATTGAAACGCCGCCTTTGCGAGAGCGAAAGGAAGATATTCTACCCCTGGCAAAAACTTTTCTTGATAAATATCAGCGAGATTATGGCAAAACCGGTTTAAAATTATCGGAAAAAACAATTGAAATTTTAAACCGATATAATTGGCCTGGCAATATACGGGAGCTGGAAAATATAATTCAACGGGCCATTATTATGAGTGAAACTGAAATTCTTCCACAGGATTTGCCGGCTTCGGTAAAATATCAGCTTCCGGCTGCAGAAGAAGAGTTAATGGCTTTAAAAGAAGTAGAAAAAAGACATATTTTAAAAGTTCTTGTAGCTGTAGATCAGAATAAATCAAAGGCAGCAGAAATCCTTCAAATAGACCGTAAAACCTTGCGAGAAAAGATCAAATAA
- a CDS encoding Glu/Leu/Phe/Val dehydrogenase, whose translation MIATKSMPKQSMYDTVIKQFNKTAGIINLNPNIKKILEITNNEIVVHFPVKMDNGKVEIFTGYRVQHNNALGPYKGGLRYHPTVDVDAAKALAMWMTWKTSLAGLPYGGAKGGIQIDPRNYSDSELERITRRFTYALGENIGPEHDIPAPDVNTNAQTMAWIADTYMSTISTSERSQNQHVVTGKPVGSGGLEGRDRATGFGVYLTTKELVKSKGESLKDKTFIVQGFGNVGYWASKFLIADGAKMISVQDAHATLFNAEGISVESLFEHSSPRKGSIQGFEDAKEIDPADFFGLECDILIPAALGNQITGDNAYQIKASIIAEGANGPTNEEGEAILLEKGITIIPDILCNSGGVIGSYFEWLQNRNGELWELDEVILKLEKKLLQVFKKVEKEVEERNTDWRTAAYILAISRIETAYNQRGIFP comes from the coding sequence ATGATAGCGACAAAATCAATGCCCAAACAAAGTATGTATGACACGGTTATTAAACAGTTTAATAAAACTGCCGGCATCATAAATTTGAATCCGAATATTAAAAAGATTCTTGAAATTACCAATAATGAGATTGTGGTGCACTTTCCAGTTAAAATGGATAATGGAAAAGTAGAAATTTTTACCGGGTACCGCGTTCAGCATAATAATGCACTGGGACCTTATAAAGGAGGTTTAAGATATCACCCAACGGTAGATGTAGATGCCGCCAAGGCACTAGCGATGTGGATGACCTGGAAAACATCTTTAGCAGGTCTACCTTATGGTGGAGCAAAAGGTGGAATTCAAATAGATCCCCGGAATTATTCTGATTCTGAACTGGAACGAATTACCCGTAGGTTTACTTATGCGTTAGGTGAAAATATAGGGCCAGAACATGATATTCCCGCACCAGATGTAAATACAAATGCTCAAACTATGGCCTGGATTGCAGACACCTACATGTCTACAATTTCAACTTCTGAAAGGTCTCAAAACCAACACGTGGTAACTGGAAAACCAGTTGGTTCTGGTGGTTTGGAAGGCCGCGATCGTGCCACTGGTTTTGGAGTTTATTTAACTACCAAAGAATTGGTGAAATCTAAAGGTGAATCTTTAAAAGATAAAACTTTTATCGTGCAGGGATTTGGAAATGTAGGGTATTGGGCTTCAAAATTTTTAATAGCCGATGGGGCAAAAATGATATCCGTTCAGGATGCGCACGCTACTTTATTTAATGCAGAAGGTATTTCTGTAGAAAGTTTATTTGAGCATTCAAGTCCAAGAAAAGGCTCTATTCAAGGTTTTGAAGATGCAAAAGAAATTGACCCGGCAGATTTCTTTGGGTTGGAATGTGATATTTTAATTCCTGCTGCGCTGGGGAACCAGATCACAGGAGATAATGCTTACCAGATTAAAGCTTCTATAATTGCTGAGGGCGCAAATGGGCCTACCAACGAAGAAGGAGAAGCAATTCTATTAGAAAAAGGAATCACTATAATTCCTGATATTTTATGTAATTCTGGTGGAGTAATAGGTAGTTATTTTGAATGGCTACAAAACAGGAATGGCGAATTATGGGAATTGGATGAAGTGATCCTTAAACTGGAGAAAAAATTGCTTCAGGTGTTTAAGAAGGTTGAAAAAGAAGTTGAAGAACGAAATACCGATTGGCGAACTGCGGCGTACATTCTGGCTATTTCCAGAATTGAGACAGCGTATAACCAAAGGGGTATATTTCCTTAA
- a CDS encoding GreA/GreB family elongation factor has protein sequence MKYDVIIIEKVEYELLKRIVSMAQYYKDSTYRASIEKLKNELDLAKIVNEEDMPEDVVRFNSKVGIATPFSVNRTYQIVTPDQSNIKENKISILAPMGLALFGYAQGDEVEWEFPTGKNAINIVAVEQVVKKVKI, from the coding sequence ATGAAATATGATGTTATTATTATAGAAAAGGTAGAGTATGAGCTTTTAAAGCGAATCGTTTCTATGGCTCAATATTATAAAGATAGTACTTATCGTGCATCTATAGAAAAGCTAAAGAATGAACTTGATCTGGCTAAAATTGTTAATGAAGAAGATATGCCAGAAGATGTGGTTCGTTTTAATTCTAAAGTGGGAATTGCAACTCCATTTAGTGTGAATAGAACATATCAAATAGTGACCCCAGATCAAAGTAACATCAAAGAAAATAAGATTTCTATTCTAGCACCCATGGGCCTTGCCTTATTTGGTTACGCCCAGGGCGATGAGGTAGAATGGGAATTTCCTACCGGTAAAAATGCAATTAATATTGTCGCAGTTGAGCAGGTAGTAAAAAAAGTAAAAATATAA
- a CDS encoding SDR family NAD(P)-dependent oxidoreductase, with translation MKRAENKVVIVTGGALGIGRETCILLAKEGAKVAVTDILDQKGTELVTEIKKLGGIANYWHLDVSDEKEVKKVYAEVVKEFGKLDATVNNAGIAGVDKPTHELTEGEWDSVMNVNVKGVFFCTKYAIPHMKKSGGGSVVNLSSIYGIIGAGDIPHYHASKGAVRLMAKNDALIYAKDKIRVNSVHPGFIWTPLVAELGKDIPNFRSNLDSLHPIGHVGEPIDIAYGILYLVSDESKFVTGSELVIDGGYTCK, from the coding sequence ATGAAAAGAGCAGAAAACAAAGTAGTTATTGTAACGGGAGGTGCATTGGGGATTGGCCGGGAGACTTGTATTTTATTAGCTAAAGAAGGAGCAAAAGTAGCAGTGACAGATATTCTTGACCAGAAAGGAACAGAATTGGTAACCGAAATAAAAAAATTAGGGGGAATAGCAAATTACTGGCATCTAGATGTTTCTGATGAAAAGGAAGTTAAAAAAGTATATGCAGAAGTAGTCAAAGAATTTGGCAAACTTGACGCTACTGTAAATAATGCAGGTATTGCCGGTGTAGACAAACCAACCCATGAATTAACAGAAGGTGAGTGGGATTCAGTAATGAACGTGAACGTAAAAGGAGTATTTTTCTGTACCAAATATGCGATTCCGCATATGAAGAAATCTGGCGGTGGGAGTGTTGTTAATCTTTCTTCAATATATGGAATCATTGGCGCCGGGGATATTCCCCATTATCATGCTTCAAAAGGCGCGGTTAGATTAATGGCTAAAAATGATGCATTGATTTATGCTAAAGATAAAATTAGAGTGAACTCTGTACACCCCGGATTTATCTGGACCCCTTTGGTTGCAGAACTTGGAAAAGATATTCCAAATTTCAGGAGTAATTTAGACAGTCTTCATCCTATTGGGCACGTAGGTGAACCTATTGATATTGCTTATGGAATACTTTATCTAGTTTCTGATGAATCAAAATTTGTTACCGGTAGTGAATTGGTAATTGACGGAGGATATACTTGTAAGTAA
- the xerA gene encoding site-specific tyrosine recombinase/integron integrase: MDRKYITLKNLIIDKEKCIGLKFFTDKVVQVMVDNLPDVQWSEKFRMNYILNTPANLELVFKTFRGVAWINCNHFYSKASFGREEEPVNVQQLQNREEVSGKRYCPGSYLRKLELKRYANSTIKTYVSCFETFINHYSDREIKDLNEEDIRLYLQKLIREDFSHSYINQAINAIKFYYEVVLEMPNRFYAIERPRPIEQLPKVLAKEEIMAIIEHTNNIKHRCIVSLLYSAGLRRIELLNLKLEDIDSKRMVIKVRSGKGNKDRFTILSEKLLGDLRKYYKEWRPTNFLFEGPGRKAYSPESVSSIVKNAAKKAKIKKRVTPHMLRHSFATHLLESGTDLRYIQVLLGHRSTKTTEIYTHVATNIFFKIKNPLD; the protein is encoded by the coding sequence ATGGATAGGAAGTATATTACTCTAAAGAATTTAATCATTGATAAAGAAAAATGTATAGGGTTAAAATTCTTTACCGATAAAGTAGTGCAGGTTATGGTGGACAACTTACCCGATGTACAGTGGAGTGAGAAGTTTCGCATGAATTATATCTTAAACACACCGGCTAACCTGGAGCTTGTTTTTAAGACCTTTCGTGGTGTTGCCTGGATCAATTGCAATCATTTTTATTCCAAGGCAAGTTTTGGACGCGAGGAAGAACCTGTGAACGTTCAACAACTGCAAAATAGGGAAGAGGTAAGTGGAAAGCGATATTGCCCTGGAAGTTACCTTAGAAAGTTAGAATTAAAGAGGTATGCCAATAGCACGATCAAAACCTATGTTTCTTGTTTCGAAACATTCATAAATCATTACAGTGACAGGGAGATAAAGGATTTGAACGAAGAGGATATAAGATTGTATCTTCAGAAATTGATACGAGAGGATTTTTCACATTCCTATATTAACCAGGCCATTAATGCTATTAAATTTTATTATGAAGTGGTACTGGAAATGCCCAATAGGTTTTATGCCATAGAACGTCCCAGACCTATAGAACAACTGCCGAAGGTCCTGGCAAAAGAGGAAATAATGGCTATTATTGAGCATACTAATAACATTAAACACCGATGTATAGTAAGTTTGCTTTATTCGGCCGGTTTAAGAAGAATTGAGCTCTTAAATTTAAAACTGGAAGATATAGATAGTAAGAGAATGGTGATTAAGGTAAGATCGGGCAAAGGAAATAAAGATAGGTTTACAATCTTAAGCGAAAAACTACTTGGTGATTTACGAAAATACTATAAAGAATGGCGACCGACTAATTTTTTGTTTGAAGGCCCTGGCAGGAAAGCCTATAGTCCCGAAAGTGTTTCGAGTATAGTAAAGAATGCTGCGAAAAAAGCGAAGATCAAGAAGCGGGTGACACCCCATATGTTACGACATTCCTTTGCAACCCATCTTTTAGAGAGTGGAACCGATTTACGATATATCCAGGTACTCCTTGGGCATAGAAGCACCAAAACAACAGAAATTTACACGCACGTGGCTACAAATATTTTTTTTAAGATTAAAAATCCATTAGATTAG
- a CDS encoding helix-turn-helix domain-containing protein, with product MNPDIEEIIKYDSEGVKIDYKREEYSLGRNIKKFEILKDISAFANHHSDDDKFIIIGVKEENGIAKEFFDIELTDEAKYQQFILENIEPKINFEYKAYEFQGVNLAYFRIFNNSSRPYLFKKDLQNPVNNKTEYRKGDGYIKIGSSSKKIDRSDLEHIYKTRYISKDRKQDIEIKAYYGKPGENSELYTFDINYIDIEIINNSNKSIDFDVEMKVNKNDLFQLIPEGQLVKEIKEQDRKRNSHFGVNLDFHTPIFNLDISFQEEDDFVSIERYTRSNKTAISLPQNSKEIDVFQGHLFVLQKEINKIEATVIIRSDDFTNGALIKQIIFKK from the coding sequence ATGAATCCAGATATAGAAGAAATTATCAAATACGACTCGGAAGGAGTAAAGATTGATTATAAACGAGAAGAATATTCTTTAGGAAGAAATATTAAAAAGTTTGAAATTTTAAAAGATATATCTGCTTTTGCCAATCACCATTCAGATGATGACAAATTTATAATTATAGGTGTTAAAGAGGAAAATGGAATAGCTAAAGAATTTTTTGATATTGAGTTGACTGATGAAGCAAAATATCAACAATTTATTTTGGAAAATATTGAACCAAAAATAAATTTTGAATATAAAGCATATGAATTCCAAGGAGTCAACCTTGCCTATTTCAGAATATTTAATAACTCTTCAAGACCGTATCTTTTTAAAAAAGATTTACAAAATCCAGTAAATAACAAGACTGAATATAGAAAAGGAGATGGCTACATAAAAATAGGATCATCTTCAAAGAAGATTGACAGATCTGATTTGGAACATATTTATAAAACTCGATATATTTCTAAAGATCGCAAACAAGACATTGAAATTAAGGCTTATTATGGCAAGCCTGGAGAAAACAGTGAACTTTATACATTCGATATAAATTACATTGATATTGAAATAATTAATAATTCAAACAAATCGATTGATTTCGATGTAGAAATGAAGGTCAATAAGAATGACCTTTTTCAATTAATACCGGAGGGCCAATTAGTTAAAGAAATTAAAGAGCAGGACAGAAAAAGAAATTCCCATTTCGGGGTAAATCTCGATTTTCATACCCCAATTTTCAATCTGGATATCAGTTTTCAGGAAGAAGATGACTTCGTGAGCATTGAAAGATATACAAGATCAAATAAAACTGCAATTAGTCTTCCCCAAAATTCTAAGGAAATAGATGTTTTTCAGGGGCATCTATTCGTTCTGCAAAAAGAGATAAATAAAATAGAAGCGACTGTTATAATTAGGAGTGATGACTTTACGAACGGTGCTCTTATAAAACAAATAATCTTTAAGAAATAA
- a CDS encoding IS91 family transposase, which translates to MKPAAHEVAQVLERNTESLSKYCYNSWQARTLHALRKCRTAALGGHIDRCNNPSCHRLHLSYNSCRNRHCPKCQGHKKEEWIRAREEELLNVPYFHVVFTLPSALNRLCLYEPKKMYGLLFKLAWQVVQGFSSNHKFLGAKPGMIAILHTWGQNLSLHPHLHCIVPGGGIAQSGQWKSAKSKGKYLFPVKAMSTVFRARFVASLRKELEPQSKDFYESLFKNDWVVYCKQPFLGPAQVVEYLGRYTHKIAISNHRIKNLDNESVIFAVKDYRHGGRKSLLRLSDAEFIRRFALHILPKGFVRIRHYGILSSYHKKITLTQLQKRLGRVQLTERKPLQHRLCPVCKKGKLVTLTTFTPRGPPGYWMEKLRKQSNK; encoded by the coding sequence GTGAAACCTGCTGCTCACGAGGTGGCCCAGGTACTGGAAAGGAACACGGAATCTTTATCCAAATACTGTTACAACAGCTGGCAGGCAAGAACCCTGCACGCCTTGCGTAAATGCCGCACTGCTGCCCTGGGTGGCCATATCGACCGCTGTAACAACCCTTCCTGCCATAGGCTCCATCTTAGTTATAATAGTTGCCGGAACCGCCATTGTCCCAAGTGCCAGGGACATAAAAAGGAGGAATGGATCCGGGCACGGGAAGAAGAACTCCTAAACGTGCCTTACTTCCACGTGGTCTTCACATTGCCATCAGCGCTCAACCGCCTATGCCTGTACGAACCTAAAAAAATGTATGGCCTACTCTTCAAATTAGCCTGGCAGGTGGTTCAGGGTTTTTCATCGAACCATAAATTCCTGGGTGCCAAACCGGGGATGATCGCCATCCTGCACACCTGGGGGCAAAACCTTTCTTTACACCCACACCTGCACTGTATTGTTCCCGGGGGTGGTATTGCTCAAAGCGGTCAATGGAAATCTGCAAAAAGCAAAGGTAAATACCTGTTCCCGGTTAAGGCTATGAGCACCGTTTTTAGGGCTCGTTTTGTGGCTTCCCTTCGCAAGGAACTGGAACCGCAATCCAAAGACTTCTACGAAAGCCTTTTTAAAAATGATTGGGTAGTTTATTGTAAACAACCCTTTTTAGGTCCAGCCCAGGTGGTGGAATACCTCGGTCGCTATACCCACAAGATCGCCATCAGTAACCACAGAATTAAAAACCTGGATAATGAAAGCGTTATATTTGCTGTAAAGGACTACCGCCACGGGGGAAGAAAATCCTTGTTGCGTTTATCCGATGCAGAATTCATCAGGCGGTTCGCGCTTCACATACTTCCCAAAGGATTTGTTCGCATACGGCATTATGGAATCTTGAGTTCCTATCATAAAAAAATTACACTTACCCAGCTACAGAAAAGACTGGGACGAGTACAACTCACAGAGCGTAAACCACTTCAACACCGCCTGTGCCCGGTATGCAAGAAAGGAAAATTGGTGACCCTTACTACCTTTACCCCGCGAGGCCCACCAGGATACTGGATGGAAAAACTAAGAAAACAATCAAATAAATAA
- a CDS encoding tyrosine-type recombinase/integrase produces MDYLHLLKSQHKTPSDSFFKHTVYGLRYAYRISGMKAMRVMLPSIERPHKLPVVLSRSEIKQLLKTPKLLKHRLVLAMLYGCGLRCFELRGLQLKDLDFDRKMLHIRQGKGRKDRYVPLSQMQIRGLKKYIAADHPTTWCFNGNDRKGDPAQLSAMGVQWIVREARKHSGIQKDITTHSLRHSYATHLLEMGLDIISVKDLLGHADIQTTLTYLHVAQLGRQKPFSPLDRLYKE; encoded by the coding sequence TTGGACTACTTGCACCTTCTAAAATCCCAGCACAAAACACCATCGGACAGTTTCTTTAAGCATACGGTCTATGGTCTTCGCTATGCCTATCGAATCTCCGGGATGAAAGCGATGCGGGTCATGCTACCTTCCATTGAACGGCCCCACAAACTCCCGGTGGTGTTAAGCCGTAGCGAGATTAAACAACTGCTTAAAACTCCCAAACTTCTCAAACACCGGTTGGTACTGGCAATGCTTTATGGCTGCGGCCTTCGCTGCTTCGAACTTCGTGGCTTGCAACTCAAAGATCTGGATTTTGATCGTAAGATGCTTCACATCCGCCAGGGCAAAGGCAGAAAAGACCGCTATGTTCCTTTATCCCAGATGCAAATCCGTGGCCTAAAAAAATATATCGCTGCAGACCATCCTACCACCTGGTGTTTTAATGGCAACGACAGGAAAGGTGATCCAGCCCAGTTATCTGCCATGGGGGTGCAATGGATCGTTCGGGAAGCCCGTAAACACAGCGGGATCCAGAAAGATATCACTACCCATAGCCTTCGGCACAGTTATGCCACCCACCTTTTGGAGATGGGATTGGATATTATCAGTGTCAAAGATTTACTGGGACACGCAGATATCCAAACCACGCTCACCTACCTTCACGTGGCACAACTCGGTAGGCAGAAGCCGTTCAGTCCGCTTGATCGGCTCTACAAGGAGTAG
- a CDS encoding M50 family metallopeptidase, translating into MTSKIIEIALLLIIPLVVIGIHELGHLITGVYLGFRLELFILGPLGIKRDEDKIKIYFNKNIAHYGGITSTIPRKDSPENNRKFALILLAGPITSLFLSIFLGALYYTLEFQFSKFLLIGSLTSLGIFLVTTIPNKTGMFFTDRKRYQRLTKDGPEKDVELALLRIIGNYGKDNSYKNVNPNDIELVIQDKDYKYFGLFTKLTYEHETTGKFDLTTKREFEKKSNEMPKSSVKAMRMQLEKL; encoded by the coding sequence ATGACATCAAAAATTATTGAAATCGCTCTTTTATTAATTATCCCATTGGTTGTAATTGGTATTCACGAATTAGGACATTTAATTACGGGGGTCTATCTAGGTTTTAGATTGGAGCTTTTTATACTGGGACCTCTAGGAATAAAAAGAGATGAAGATAAAATTAAAATTTATTTTAATAAAAATATTGCTCATTATGGAGGAATTACGTCAACGATACCCAGAAAAGATAGTCCTGAAAATAATAGAAAATTTGCACTAATTCTTTTAGCAGGACCAATTACATCATTATTTCTCTCCATATTCTTAGGTGCATTATATTATACCTTAGAATTTCAATTCTCAAAATTCCTTCTAATTGGATCATTAACTTCATTAGGAATATTTTTAGTTACTACCATTCCTAATAAAACAGGAATGTTTTTTACAGATAGGAAACGTTATCAGAGATTAACAAAAGATGGACCTGAAAAAGATGTGGAATTAGCTCTTTTAAGAATTATTGGAAACTATGGAAAAGACAATTCCTATAAAAATGTGAATCCAAACGATATTGAACTAGTAATTCAAGATAAAGATTATAAATATTTTGGCCTCTTCACTAAATTAACTTACGAACACGAGACAACAGGAAAATTTGACTTAACAACTAAGCGTGAATTTGAGAAAAAATCGAACGAGATGCCAAAATCTTCGGTTAAGGCAATGAGAATGCAATTAGAAAAATTATAA